In one Streptomyces sp. NBC_01241 genomic region, the following are encoded:
- a CDS encoding ABC transporter ATP-binding protein, which produces MGSPESHRAPGRGPVLLALRYYGRELTRRRWLTVPAMLLPALGNIGINYVAPLVVAKLVGRIAEDAGTTIRSTLPYVLGFAGALLLAETLWRVGLHFLNRLDALGIEHLYVIGMDELFNKDAAFFHDNFAGSLTKRVLSFASRFEEFVDTLTFSVVGSFVPLVFGSVVLWRYEPLLVVGLLAMIALTALCVVPLIRRRQALVDQREEAIAQVSGHVSDSLMNMDTVRAFAAEEREAAEHRSRVAESRRLSLRSWDYGNLRIDTLVAPMSVLTNAMGLLLAVTLGGGGHGVETVVLAFTYYTNATRIMFEFNQIYRRLESSMTEAAQFTELLLTPPTVLDPASPEPLLSQAADVRFEQVNFTHAGAEPLFERLDLAVPSGAKIGLVGRSGGGKTTLGRLLLRMTDIDGGRILIGGQDISRLRQADVRSLIAYVPQDPAMFHRTLRENIAFARPDATDTEIRRAAEAAHVTEFADALPDGFGTMVGERGVKLSGGQRQRVALARAILRDAPILLLDEATSALDSESEILVQEALWRLMEGRTALVVAHRLSTVATMDRLVVLDRGRIVEQGTHQELLASDGAYAKLWQHQSGGFLDDIPAPQVDL; this is translated from the coding sequence ATGGGATCGCCTGAATCGCACAGAGCGCCGGGCAGGGGCCCGGTGCTGCTCGCACTTCGTTACTACGGACGAGAGTTGACCCGACGTCGGTGGCTGACGGTGCCTGCGATGCTGCTGCCCGCGCTGGGCAACATCGGCATCAACTACGTCGCGCCGCTGGTCGTCGCAAAGCTCGTCGGCCGAATCGCCGAAGACGCCGGTACCACCATCCGCTCGACGCTGCCGTACGTCCTCGGCTTCGCCGGCGCTCTACTCCTCGCGGAGACGCTGTGGCGCGTCGGCCTGCACTTCCTGAACCGCCTCGATGCCCTCGGTATCGAGCACCTGTACGTGATCGGCATGGACGAGCTGTTCAACAAAGATGCCGCGTTCTTCCACGACAACTTCGCCGGGTCGCTGACCAAACGAGTCCTGAGCTTCGCCTCCCGTTTCGAGGAGTTCGTCGACACGCTGACGTTCTCGGTCGTGGGCAGCTTTGTGCCGCTGGTGTTCGGGTCGGTGGTGCTGTGGCGCTACGAACCGCTGCTCGTTGTAGGGCTCTTGGCGATGATCGCGCTGACGGCGCTGTGTGTGGTGCCTCTCATCCGTCGTCGTCAGGCGCTCGTCGACCAGCGTGAGGAGGCGATCGCCCAGGTGTCGGGCCACGTCTCCGACAGTCTGATGAACATGGACACGGTCCGGGCGTTCGCCGCCGAGGAACGCGAGGCTGCCGAGCACCGGTCCCGCGTCGCGGAGTCGCGGCGGCTCTCGTTGCGTTCGTGGGACTACGGCAACCTGCGCATCGACACGCTGGTCGCGCCGATGTCCGTGCTCACCAACGCGATGGGTCTGCTGCTCGCGGTCACTCTCGGCGGGGGTGGGCACGGCGTGGAGACGGTGGTTCTCGCCTTCACGTATTACACCAACGCAACGCGGATCATGTTCGAGTTCAACCAGATCTACCGCCGTTTGGAGAGCTCGATGACGGAGGCCGCGCAGTTCACCGAGCTGCTGCTGACGCCACCGACCGTACTCGACCCGGCGTCGCCGGAGCCGCTGCTGTCCCAGGCCGCCGATGTCCGCTTCGAACAGGTGAATTTCACCCACGCGGGTGCGGAGCCGCTCTTCGAACGCCTCGACCTGGCCGTGCCCAGCGGGGCGAAGATCGGCCTCGTCGGCCGGTCCGGCGGTGGCAAGACCACGCTCGGCCGACTGCTGCTGCGGATGACGGACATCGACGGCGGCCGGATCCTGATCGGAGGTCAGGACATCAGCAGACTGCGCCAGGCCGACGTGCGCAGCCTGATCGCCTATGTGCCCCAGGACCCGGCGATGTTCCACCGCACGCTGCGGGAAAACATCGCGTTCGCCCGGCCGGACGCCACCGACACAGAGATCCGCCGTGCTGCCGAGGCGGCGCACGTCACGGAGTTCGCCGACGCGCTGCCGGACGGCTTTGGCACCATGGTGGGCGAGCGCGGTGTCAAGCTGTCCGGCGGACAGCGCCAGCGGGTCGCGCTCGCTCGGGCGATCCTGCGCGACGCGCCGATCCTGCTGCTCGACGAGGCGACCAGTGCCCTGGACTCCGAGAGCGAAATCCTCGTCCAGGAAGCGCTGTGGCGGCTCATGGAGGGGCGGACGGCGCTCGTGGTGGCGCACCGCCTGAGCACGGTCGCCACCATGGACCGGCTCGTGGTCCTTGACCGCGGCCGGATCGTCGAGCAGGGCACGCACCAGGAGCTGCTCGCGTCGGACGGCGCCTACGCGAAGCTGTGGCAGCACCAGTCGGGCGGCTTCCTCGACGACATCCCCGCGCCGCAGGTCGACCTGTAG